One window from the genome of Pyrus communis chromosome 16, drPyrComm1.1, whole genome shotgun sequence encodes:
- the LOC137719827 gene encoding (+)-neomenthol dehydrogenase-like, whose amino-acid sequence MAEAVKRYAVVTGANKGIGFGTVKQLASKGVVVVLTARDEKRGLEALDEMFNYEQSMAKEVLSDAESITEERIEAVLSEFLEDYKHDLLETKGWSHIFPAYKVSKAALNAYTRILAKKYPNFCINCGSPGLVKTDMNFNLGVLTIDEGAESIVSISQCDYCNLRFQR is encoded by the exons ATGGCAGAAGCAGTAAAGAG GTATGCAGTTGTGACAGGAGCTAACAAAGGGATTGGATTTGGCACAGTTAAGCAGTTGGCTTCAAAAGGAGTAGTAGTTGTGTTAACTGCTAGAGATGAGAAGAGGGGTCTTGAAGCTCTTGATGAAATGTTTAATTATGAGCAATCAAT GGCCAAAGAGGTACTTAGTGATGCTGAGAGCATTACAGAAGAGAGAATAGAAGCTGTTTTGAGTGAGTTTTTGGAAGACTATAAACATGATTTGCTAGAAACCAAAGGCTGGTCTCACATCTTTCCAGCCTACAAAGTCTCGAAAGCAGCCTTGAATGCATACACTAGGATTCTGGCCAAGAAGTATCCGAATTTCTGCATCAACTGTGGGAGCCCTGGGTTAGTAAAAACAGATATGAACTTCAATCTTGGTGTCTTAACCATCGATGAAGGTGCTGAAAGCATCGTCAG TATAAGTCAATGTGATTACTGCAATTTGAGGTTTCagcgatga